The following proteins are encoded in a genomic region of Montipora foliosa isolate CH-2021 chromosome 8, ASM3666993v2, whole genome shotgun sequence:
- the LOC138012701 gene encoding tricarboxylate transport protein, mitochondrial-like produces the protein MLVTTLHISKMSSLESCFRGASAATPDPATFYRRKFFCASPAGGGKGKRHPGKAILAGGIAGGLEVCCTFPTEYVKTQVQLDERASKPIYKGPVDCAVKTVRGHGFFGLYRGLSSLLYGSIPKASVRFATFEYLKNRMADENGKLSQVQTLLSGLGAGVAEAVVIVCPMETVKVKFIHDQTQPNPRFKGFFSGVATIVKTEGLSGVYKGLTATVIKQGTNQMIRFFVYSNLKSYLQGGDPSKDIGSIRTFFIGGIAGAASVFGNTPVDVVKTRMQGLDAHKYKNTLDCVMRIIRYEGLKAFYKGTVPRLGRVVFDVAFVFTFYENVMKLLDYAWETD, from the exons ATGTTGGTCAC AACAttgcatatttctaaaatgtCTTCGTTGGAGAGTTGTTTCCGTGGGGCTTCAGCAGCGACACCGGACCCCGCAACGTTCTATAGAAGAAAATTTTTTTGTGCTAGTCCCGCGGGCGGAGGGAAAGGAAAGAGACATCCAGGGAAAGCGATCTTGGCTG GTGGTATTGCGGGTGGACTGGAAGTCTGCTGTACATTTCCAACAGAGTATGTTAAAACACAGGTACAACTTGATGAGCGAGCTTCAAAGCCAATTTACAAGGGACCTGTCGATTGTGCTGTTAAAACTGTTAGGGGGCATGGCTTCTTTGGACTTTACAGAGGTCTTAGCTCATTGTTGTATGGATCCATTCCAAAGGCATCAGTCAG ATTTGCAACTTTTGAATATCTTAAGAATCGGATGGCTGATGAGAATGGTAAACTGTCCCAAGTGCAGACACTTTTGAGTGGACTGGGAGCTGGTGTTGCAGAGGCTGTAGTTATAGTCTGTCCAATGGAGACTGTGAAGGTCAAGTTTATCCATGATCAAACACAACCCAACCCCAGGTTCAAGGGTTTCTTCAGTGGAGTTGCAACAATTGTTAAAACCGAAG GATTGAGTGGAGTGTACAAGGGTTTGACAGCCACAGTGATCAAGCAAGGAACCAATCAAATGATCCGGTTCTTTGTGTACTCAAATCTGAAGAGTTACTTACAAGGAGGAGATCCCAGTAAAGACATAGGCTCCATACGGACATTTTTCATCGGGGGTATAGCGGGTGCAGCCAGTGTGTTtggcaatactccagttgacGTTGTCAAAACAAGAATGCAG GGTCTTGATGCACACAAATATAAGAACACTTTGGACTGTGTCATGAGAATCATCAGATATGAAGGACTTAAAGC ATTTTATAAAGGAACAGTTCCTCGCCTTGGAAGAGTTGTGTTCGATGTAGCATTTGTATTCACTTTCTATGAAAACGTGATGAAGCTTCTGGACTATGCGTGGGAAACAGATTAA
- the LOC138012689 gene encoding uncharacterized protein, which produces MLDRAHRLSSSWAHFSEECERLREVFRKLRYPNHLIDSVINRFITSRVAVDQPKHHTDDAIRIVIPYKDQDAAVSVKRQLRDLSSKVQKTIQPVFTSRKLKQDLSLREPKPNIVTQQCVVYLFKCDLCDAGYVGYTKGHLHTRVEGHRQKASSIYRHYCKDHNTAVPNNFLARFNVIKKCTNKFDCLVNEMLCIRYLKPALNVQSDSLRAKVFM; this is translated from the coding sequence ATGCTTGATCGTGCGCACCGGCTATCATCATCTTGGGCCCATTTTTCAGAAGAGTGTGAACGTCTGAGAGAAGTTTTCCGTAAGCTGAGGTATCCGAATCACCTTATTGATTCCGTCATCAACAGGTTTATCACCTCGAGAGTCGCAGTGGACCAACCTAAACACCATACCGATGACGCCATCCGGATAGTTATCCCCTATAAAGATCAGGATGCTGCAGTGTCTGTCAAACGACAACTTAGAGATCTTAGTAGCAAGGTGCAGAAGACCATTCAACCCGTGTTTACTAGCCGCAAGCTTAAACAAGATCTAAGCTTGCGTGAGCCCAAGCCTAACATCGTAAcccagcaatgcgttgtttatttattcaagtgtgacctgtgcgatgcaggttatgtcgggtacacaaagggccaccttcacacgcgcgttgagggacaccgtcaaaaggcgtcatctatttacaggcattattgcaaagatcataacactgctgttccgaacaatttcttagcacgcttcaatgtaatcaagaaatgcacgaacaaatttgactgccttgttaatgaaatgctgtgtattcgatatcttaaaccagcattgaatgtacagtcggattctcttcgtgctaaagtattcatgtaa
- the LOC138012700 gene encoding large ribosomal subunit protein eL43-like: MAKRTKKVGVVGKYGTRYGASLRKMVKKMEITQHAKYTCAFCGKETMKRTCVGIWHCKGCGKTVAGGAWVVSTTAAVTVRSAVRRLREMQET, encoded by the exons ATG GCTAAAAGAACCAAGAAGGTCGGAGTTGTTGGAAAGTATGGTACACGTTATGGTGCTTCGCTTCGTAAAATggtgaaaaaaatggaaatcacACAGCATGCCAAGTACACTTGTGCCTTCTGTGGAAAA GAAACCATGAAGAGAACATGTGTTGGGATTTGGCATTGTAAAGGATGTGGAAAGACCGTTGCTGGAGGAGCATGGGTTGTCAG TACCACTGCTGCTGTCACAGTGAGAAGTGCAGTACGACGTTTGAGGGAGATGCaggaaacataa
- the LOC138012702 gene encoding homologous-pairing protein 2 homolog, with the protein MSKKSEEEASGAVLAYLTKQNRPYSAVDIFSNLHKEFGKTAVQRSLEKLASKGTITEKTNGKQKVYAPKQDQLGDYNENEVKEIDEKIHLSQEKLKQLQQTLQTKESELRNVNSTLTTKDAKDRLTELTIKCSKYQERIENMTSATNHVTPEEKDKIYKDHKLYVQSWRKRKRMATDILNGILEGYPKPKKQLIEDIGIETDEEYGAVIPNS; encoded by the exons ATGAGTAAAAAATCAGAAGAGGAAG CATCTGGTGCAGTCTTGGCATACCTTACCAAGCAAAACAGACCTTACAGTGCCG TTGATATTTTCTCAAATCTACACAAAGAATTCGGCAAAACG GCAGTCCAGAGAAGCCTGGAAAAGCTTGCCAGTAAAGGCACTATCACAGAAAAGACAAACGGCAAACAAAAGGTTTATGCTCCAAAACAG GACCAACTTGGAGATTACAATGAAAATGAAGTTAAGGAAATTGATGAGAAAATCCACTTATCCCAGGAAAAGCTAAAGCAGTTACAACAAACTTTACAAACAAAGGAGTCTG agCTGCGCAATGTCAACAGTACATTAACTACTAAGGATGCCAAAGATAGACTGACTGAACTAACCATCAAG TGCAGCAAATACCAGGAAAGGATCGAGAATATGACATCTG ctaCAAATCATGTTACTCCTGAAGAAAAGGACAAG ATTtacaaagatcacaagctatATGTTCAATCATGGAGGAAGAGAAAGCGAATG GCTACTGACATTTTGAATGGCATTTTAGAAGGATATccaaaaccaaagaaacaaCTTATT GAAGACATTGGTATTGAGACTGATGAAGAGTATGGTGCAGTAATACCAAACAGTTGA